In Phreatobacter stygius, a genomic segment contains:
- a CDS encoding two-component system sensor histidine kinase NtrB, with protein sequence MTLATKPAASSMEAHDSILNALPHPVVSVSSDGTILDGNAAAEAFFQASIPVLQRHALRELVPFGSPLLALIEQVRDRGAPVNEYKVDLGTPRNGAERVVDIYVAPMPERAGAVVVMLQERTIADKMDRQLTHRGAARSVTALAAMLAHEIKNPLSGIRGAAQLLETSVDDQDRTLTRLICDEADRIVKLVDRMEVFSDERPVEREPVNIHVVLEHVKKLSQSGFARHIRFAEEYDPSLPPVFGNRDQLIQVFLNLMKNAAEAIGDHTGEGEIMLSTAFRPGVRLTMPGTATRVALPLEVCVRDNGPGVPDDLLPHLFDPFVTTKSSGSGLGLALVAKIVGDHGGIVECDSQPRKTLFRILLPMARVSHGDINGRKAL encoded by the coding sequence ATGACGCTTGCGACCAAGCCTGCCGCCTCGTCGATGGAGGCGCATGATTCGATTCTGAACGCCTTGCCGCATCCCGTGGTGAGCGTTTCGTCTGATGGCACGATCCTCGACGGCAATGCCGCCGCGGAAGCCTTCTTCCAGGCCTCGATTCCGGTGCTGCAGCGCCACGCCCTGCGCGAGCTGGTGCCCTTCGGCAGCCCGTTGCTGGCGTTGATCGAGCAGGTCCGCGATCGCGGCGCGCCGGTCAACGAATACAAGGTCGATCTCGGCACGCCGCGCAACGGCGCGGAGCGGGTGGTCGACATCTATGTCGCGCCGATGCCGGAGCGTGCCGGCGCCGTCGTCGTCATGCTTCAGGAACGGACCATTGCCGACAAGATGGACCGGCAATTGACCCATCGCGGAGCGGCGCGCTCGGTCACGGCGCTCGCCGCCATGCTGGCGCACGAGATCAAGAACCCGCTGTCGGGCATTCGCGGCGCCGCCCAGCTTCTGGAAACCTCGGTCGACGACCAGGACCGCACCCTGACGCGGCTGATCTGCGACGAGGCCGATCGCATCGTCAAGCTGGTCGACCGCATGGAGGTGTTTTCCGACGAGCGGCCGGTGGAGCGCGAGCCGGTCAATATCCATGTCGTGCTGGAACATGTGAAGAAGCTGTCGCAATCGGGGTTTGCCCGGCACATCCGTTTCGCCGAGGAATATGACCCGTCACTGCCGCCGGTGTTCGGCAATCGCGATCAGCTGATCCAGGTCTTCCTCAACCTGATGAAGAATGCGGCCGAGGCGATCGGCGACCACACCGGCGAGGGCGAGATCATGCTCTCCACCGCCTTCCGCCCGGGTGTCCGGCTGACCATGCCGGGCACGGCGACCCGGGTCGCGCTGCCGCTCGAGGTCTGCGTGCGCGACAACGGCCCAGGCGTGCCCGACGACCTGCTGCCGCACCTGTTCGACCCCTTCGTCACCACCAAGAGCTCGGGCTCCGGCCTCGGGCTCGCCCTGGTCGCCAAGATCGTCGGCGACCATGGCGGCATTGTCGAATGCGACAGTCAGCCCCGGAAGACCCTGTTCCGGATTCTCCTGCCCATGGCGCGCGTGTCGCACGGCGACATCAACGGCCGCAAAGCTCTTTGA
- the dusB gene encoding tRNA dihydrouridine synthase DusB produces MAHISTTTPSAVALSIGQHRIASPVALAPMSGVTDAPFRRMVARFGAGWVVSEMVPSDDLALGEEEARLRAEGDGLDLHVVQIAGCEPHWMAEGAKVAAGAGAKVIDINMGCPAKRVTGGYAGSALMRDLDLAENLIKATVAAVDVPVTLKMRLGWDEASINAPELARRAEASGIQLITVHGRTRQQFYKGQADWSLIAEVRAAIGVPLVANGDVATVEQASDCLDRARADAVMIGRGAQGKPWFLAQVAAHLAGMAVPADPDLASQRDVAVELYEAQLTHYGVAVGVRHARKHLGWALDVAAGQAGASAMTLSAARRRVLTLDQPEQVIAALDEAYDALAWRAAA; encoded by the coding sequence ATGGCTCACATTTCGACCACGACGCCTTCGGCCGTGGCTTTGTCGATTGGCCAGCATCGGATCGCCAGCCCGGTGGCGCTTGCGCCGATGTCGGGTGTCACCGATGCGCCGTTCCGCCGGATGGTGGCGCGCTTCGGCGCCGGCTGGGTGGTGTCCGAGATGGTGCCGAGCGACGACCTGGCGCTGGGCGAGGAAGAGGCGCGCCTGCGCGCCGAAGGCGACGGGCTCGACCTGCACGTGGTCCAGATCGCCGGTTGCGAGCCGCATTGGATGGCCGAGGGGGCCAAGGTGGCCGCCGGTGCCGGCGCGAAGGTCATCGACATCAACATGGGCTGCCCGGCCAAGCGGGTGACCGGCGGCTATGCCGGTTCGGCGCTGATGCGCGACCTCGATCTTGCTGAAAATTTGATCAAGGCCACCGTTGCGGCAGTCGATGTGCCGGTGACGCTGAAAATGCGACTCGGCTGGGACGAGGCATCGATCAATGCGCCGGAGCTGGCGCGCCGCGCCGAGGCCTCGGGCATCCAGCTGATCACCGTGCACGGCCGCACCCGCCAGCAGTTCTACAAGGGGCAGGCGGATTGGTCGCTGATCGCTGAGGTGCGCGCCGCCATCGGCGTGCCGCTGGTCGCCAATGGCGATGTCGCGACCGTCGAGCAGGCCTCCGATTGCCTGGACAGGGCGCGGGCCGATGCCGTGATGATCGGCCGCGGCGCCCAGGGCAAACCCTGGTTCCTGGCCCAGGTGGCGGCCCACCTGGCCGGCATGGCGGTGCCGGCCGATCCGGATCTCGCCAGCCAGCGCGACGTCGCCGTCGAGCTCTACGAGGCGCAGCTCACCCATTACGGCGTCGCCGTCGGCGTGCGCCATGCCCGCAAACATCTCGGCTGGGCCCTGGACGTGGCGGCCGGCCAGGCCGGCGCTTCGGCCATGACGCTGTCGGCGGCGCGCCGGCGGGTGCTGACCCTCGACCAGCCGGAACAGGTGATCGCGGCGCTCGACGAGGCCTATGACGCGCTGGCCTGGAGGGCTGCAGCATGA
- a CDS encoding bifunctional 2-C-methyl-D-erythritol 4-phosphate cytidylyltransferase/2-C-methyl-D-erythritol 2,4-cyclodiphosphate synthase: MMKPTRTIAALIVAAGRGSRAGDGLPKQYRRVGQSPLLAHSVAIFAGHPAISTVRVVIDPADQQLYRESVAQAATLGAPVPGGPTRQASVRAGLEALAADAPDLVLVHDAARPFVSFDLIDRALAALSVPGSLAAVPGTALVDTIKSVDAAETVTGTPARLALRAIQTPQAFDFAALLAAHRRVAGEPGFAATDDAAVMEWAGHPVRVFPGDPANVKLTYPADFAAAERLMTRTIAMNDVRIGQGYDVHAFGPGDHVWLGGVRIAHDRGVIAHSDGDVVLHALTDALLGAIADGDIGSHFPPSDPQWRGASSDRFLAHAGALIAARGGRIGNIDITVVCEAPKVGPHRDAMRARIGAILGLEAERVAIKATTSEQMGFVGRREGLAALAVATVRLPGD; the protein is encoded by the coding sequence ATGATGAAACCGACCAGAACCATTGCCGCGCTGATCGTCGCGGCCGGACGAGGCAGCCGGGCCGGCGATGGCCTGCCCAAGCAATACCGCCGCGTCGGGCAAAGCCCGCTGCTTGCCCATTCCGTGGCGATTTTCGCCGGGCATCCGGCGATCTCGACGGTGCGGGTGGTGATCGATCCGGCCGACCAGCAGCTCTACCGCGAATCGGTCGCGCAGGCCGCGACGCTCGGCGCGCCGGTCCCCGGCGGCCCGACGCGGCAGGCCTCGGTGCGGGCCGGGCTCGAGGCCCTGGCGGCCGACGCCCCCGACCTCGTCCTGGTGCATGACGCGGCCCGCCCCTTCGTGTCGTTCGACCTGATCGATCGGGCGCTGGCCGCCCTGTCCGTGCCGGGCAGCCTTGCCGCGGTCCCCGGCACGGCCTTGGTCGACACGATCAAGAGCGTCGACGCCGCCGAGACCGTCACCGGCACCCCTGCCCGGCTCGCCCTGCGCGCCATCCAGACGCCGCAGGCTTTCGATTTCGCCGCCCTGCTCGCCGCCCACCGCCGCGTTGCCGGCGAGCCCGGCTTCGCGGCGACCGACGACGCCGCGGTGATGGAATGGGCCGGGCATCCCGTCCGGGTGTTTCCGGGCGATCCGGCCAATGTGAAACTGACCTATCCAGCGGATTTCGCGGCGGCCGAGCGCCTGATGACACGGACCATCGCAATGAATGATGTGCGCATCGGCCAGGGCTACGACGTCCACGCCTTCGGCCCCGGCGACCATGTCTGGCTCGGCGGCGTCAGGATCGCCCATGACCGCGGCGTGATCGCCCATTCGGACGGCGACGTCGTCCTGCACGCGCTGACCGACGCCTTGCTCGGCGCCATCGCCGACGGCGATATCGGCAGCCATTTCCCGCCGAGCGATCCGCAATGGCGCGGCGCGTCGTCCGACCGGTTCCTGGCCCATGCCGGCGCGCTGATCGCCGCGCGCGGCGGCCGGATCGGCAATATCGACATTACCGTGGTCTGCGAGGCGCCGAAGGTCGGGCCGCATCGCGATGCCATGCGGGCCCGCATCGGCGCGATCCTCGGACTTGAGGCGGAGCGCGTCGCCATCAAGGCGACAACCAGCGAACAGATGGGCTTTGTCGGCCGCCGCGAGGGCCTGGCGGCCCTGGCGGTCGCAACCGTCAGGCTTCCGGGAGACTGA
- a CDS encoding CinA family protein: MDEARIRAAASEVLDLCRARKLMVATAESCTGGLVAGALTAIAGSSDVVDRGFVTYTNDAKHEMLGVPQAVLASVGAVSRETAEAMARGALGRSKAHLAVAITGIAGPGGGSDAKPVGLVHFAAAARDGRLVAEERRFGAIGRDAVRAESVAVALGLLKTLAVSAGSAR, from the coding sequence ATGGACGAGGCAAGGATCCGCGCGGCCGCCAGCGAAGTGCTCGACCTCTGCCGCGCCAGGAAACTCATGGTGGCGACCGCCGAGAGCTGCACCGGTGGCCTGGTCGCCGGCGCGCTCACCGCCATTGCCGGTTCCTCCGACGTGGTCGACCGCGGCTTCGTCACCTATACCAATGACGCCAAGCACGAGATGCTCGGCGTTCCCCAAGCCGTGCTGGCAAGTGTCGGGGCGGTGTCGCGCGAGACCGCCGAAGCCATGGCGCGTGGCGCGCTCGGGCGGTCGAAGGCGCATCTTGCCGTGGCGATCACCGGCATTGCCGGCCCGGGCGGCGGCAGCGACGCGAAACCGGTGGGACTGGTCCATTTCGCCGCCGCCGCGCGCGACGGGCGGCTGGTCGCCGAGGAGCGCCGGTTCGGCGCGATCGGCCGCGACGCGGTGCGCGCCGAGAGCGTGGCGGTCGCGCTCGGACTGCTCAAGACCCTGGCGGTCAGCGCCGGTAGTGCGCGATGA
- a CDS encoding fused MFS/spermidine synthase — protein MSLADARASLLSSTGPWVMAVFGGAVFTSAALLFAVQPLFAKMVLPVLGGSPGVWSVAMVFFQTVLLFGYAYAHALTTWLNPRVAVILHVMVLAGASLALPLGIAAGWGRPPASGEAFWLLGLFAASIGLPFFALSANGPLLQAWFARTGHVQARNPYVLYAASNVGSFLALFAYPFLIEPLSTLGVQITAWSQGFYLLIALVAACGVTLVRALGPDGRELDRDRASASAAPAPRIKAIIGWIGLSCVPSALLVAVTAHLSTDVAAAPFLWVLPLGLFLLTFVVVFQDRPVIPHRLMVMVQPFLLVAVILSLAKPALLGSLAVQIGLHLAAFFVTAMVCHGELANRRPAPRHLTAFYLWMSFGGVVGGVFAGLLAPQLFNWVVEYPLMLVLAVLCRPGASWQAIRTDRIAQGLAVACVILLVPASLFGVAPRLALVVAATAVMGLALVAAMLWRGKPLRLALSLVLALGVVRVYQNDSGDTRTTRSFFGVHRVVTRGDGQFRLLQHGTTFHGAERLADASGRPPAGRPEPLSYYHSAGPLGGALVATRERLGRPIRVGVVGLGSGSLACYAEAGDDWRFFEIDSEIERIARRDFSFLRSCTPRAPVILGDARLTLAEGEQGALDVLVIDAFSSDSIPGHLLTREAMAIYRKKIAPGGMIVMHISNRHMRLGPVVAAIAADQGMAVRVNDYTASPDQLEEMKFGVIAAIVAEQPTAFGALDAARGWHDQDGGTVRPWTDDYSNILGAIIAHYRR, from the coding sequence ATGAGCCTCGCCGACGCGCGCGCCTCGCTGCTGAGCTCGACCGGACCTTGGGTCATGGCGGTCTTCGGCGGCGCGGTCTTCACCAGCGCGGCCTTGCTGTTCGCGGTGCAGCCGCTGTTCGCCAAGATGGTGCTGCCGGTGCTCGGCGGCAGCCCGGGCGTCTGGTCGGTCGCCATGGTGTTCTTCCAGACGGTTCTGCTGTTCGGATATGCCTATGCCCATGCCCTGACCACGTGGCTGAACCCGCGCGTCGCGGTGATCCTGCATGTCATGGTGCTGGCCGGCGCGTCGCTCGCACTGCCGCTCGGCATTGCCGCCGGCTGGGGGCGTCCGCCCGCCAGTGGCGAAGCGTTCTGGCTGCTCGGCCTGTTCGCGGCATCGATCGGGCTGCCGTTCTTTGCCCTGTCCGCCAATGGGCCGCTCTTGCAGGCCTGGTTTGCCCGGACCGGCCACGTCCAGGCCCGAAATCCCTATGTGCTCTATGCCGCGTCGAATGTCGGATCGTTCCTGGCGCTGTTTGCCTATCCGTTTCTGATCGAACCCCTGTCGACGCTCGGTGTCCAGATCACCGCCTGGTCCCAGGGTTTCTATCTCTTGATCGCGCTGGTCGCGGCCTGCGGCGTGACCCTGGTCCGCGCCCTTGGTCCGGACGGCCGGGAGCTCGACCGCGATCGCGCGAGCGCAAGCGCCGCGCCGGCGCCGCGGATCAAGGCGATCATCGGCTGGATCGGCCTCTCCTGCGTCCCGTCCGCCCTGCTGGTTGCGGTGACCGCACATCTGTCGACCGATGTCGCCGCCGCGCCGTTCCTGTGGGTGCTGCCGCTCGGGTTGTTTCTGCTCACTTTCGTCGTGGTGTTCCAGGACCGGCCGGTCATCCCGCACCGCCTGATGGTCATGGTTCAGCCGTTCCTGCTGGTGGCGGTGATCCTTTCGCTCGCCAAACCGGCGCTGCTCGGTTCGCTGGCGGTCCAGATCGGTCTGCACCTGGCCGCTTTCTTCGTCACCGCCATGGTCTGCCATGGCGAGCTGGCCAACCGCCGGCCGGCGCCCCGCCACCTGACCGCCTTCTATCTGTGGATGTCCTTTGGCGGCGTCGTGGGCGGGGTCTTCGCCGGCCTCCTGGCGCCGCAGCTGTTCAACTGGGTGGTCGAATATCCGCTGATGCTGGTGCTGGCCGTGCTGTGCCGGCCGGGCGCGTCGTGGCAGGCGATCAGGACCGACCGGATCGCGCAGGGGCTGGCGGTCGCCTGCGTCATCCTGCTCGTGCCGGCGAGCCTCTTCGGCGTGGCGCCGCGGCTCGCCCTGGTGGTCGCGGCAACCGCGGTCATGGGTCTTGCCCTGGTCGCCGCCATGCTCTGGCGCGGCAAGCCGCTTCGCCTGGCATTGTCGCTCGTGCTGGCGCTCGGCGTCGTGCGCGTCTACCAGAACGATTCGGGCGATACCCGGACGACCCGCAGCTTCTTCGGCGTGCATCGGGTGGTGACCCGTGGCGACGGCCAGTTCCGGCTGCTCCAGCATGGCACGACATTCCACGGCGCCGAACGGCTGGCCGACGCCAGCGGACGGCCGCCGGCCGGGCGCCCGGAGCCGCTCAGCTATTACCATTCCGCCGGACCGCTGGGCGGCGCGCTTGTCGCCACCCGCGAAAGGCTCGGCCGGCCGATCCGCGTCGGCGTCGTCGGCCTGGGCTCGGGCAGCCTCGCCTGTTACGCCGAGGCTGGAGACGACTGGCGCTTCTTCGAGATCGACAGCGAAATCGAGCGCATCGCGCGCCGCGATTTTTCGTTCCTGCGCAGTTGCACGCCGCGCGCGCCGGTCATCCTGGGCGACGCCCGGCTGACGCTCGCGGAGGGCGAGCAAGGCGCCCTGGACGTGCTGGTGATCGATGCCTTTTCATCCGATTCGATCCCCGGCCATCTGCTGACGCGCGAGGCGATGGCGATCTACCGGAAGAAGATCGCCCCCGGCGGCATGATCGTCATGCACATTTCCAACCGGCACATGCGTCTTGGCCCCGTGGTCGCGGCGATCGCGGCCGACCAGGGCATGGCGGTGCGCGTCAACGACTATACCGCGTCGCCCGACCAACTCGAGGAGATGAAATTCGGCGTGATCGCCGCGATCGTCGCCGAGCAGCCGACAGCCTTCGGGGCGCTCGATGCCGCGCGTGGCTGGCATGACCAGGACGGCGGCACGGTGCGGCCCTGGACCGACGACTATTCGAACATTCTCGGCGCGATCATCGCGCACTACCGGCGCTGA
- a CDS encoding type II toxin-antitoxin system RatA family toxin, which produces MPVFKTERRVRHKPAEMFDLVADVEKYPEFVPLCQQLRVRRRVNAGDGGIEILVTDMTVAYKVLRETFASRVTLDRPRLHILAEYLDGPFSRLENHWRFAADGADATLVSFSIDYEFRSRALALVMGAVFDAAFRRFTDAFEARADAVYGPPGQATGP; this is translated from the coding sequence ATGCCGGTCTTCAAGACGGAGCGGCGGGTCAGGCACAAGCCGGCCGAGATGTTCGACCTGGTCGCCGATGTCGAAAAATACCCGGAATTCGTGCCGCTCTGCCAGCAATTGCGGGTGCGCCGCCGGGTCAATGCCGGCGATGGCGGCATCGAGATCCTGGTGACCGACATGACGGTCGCCTACAAAGTGCTGCGGGAAACCTTTGCCAGCCGGGTGACGCTCGACCGGCCGCGCCTGCACATTCTCGCCGAATATCTCGACGGCCCGTTCTCGCGGCTGGAAAACCACTGGCGTTTCGCCGCCGATGGCGCCGATGCCACGCTGGTCAGCTTCTCCATCGACTACGAGTTTCGCAGCCGGGCGCTGGCGCTGGTGATGGGGGCGGTGTTCGACGCCGCCTTCCGGCGTTTCACCGACGCCTTCGAGGCGCGTGCCGACGCGGTCTATGGCCCGCCAGGCCAGGCAACAGGTCCTTAA
- a CDS encoding AAA family ATPase: MMQRVLVMGCSGSGKTTFARALADKLGLPLVSLDALFWKPGWRESEPAEFSARVTEVADGPAWVIDGNYVSHGAGQLRRSRADSILWFDLPRLACLSGVIRRIAASHGQVRPEMAPGCPERVDLTFLRYVWTYRQQQRPKLLAYFDGLRADQRLVGFTARSQAVDFLTGLRASARA, encoded by the coding sequence ATGATGCAGCGGGTTCTGGTGATGGGCTGTTCGGGCTCCGGCAAGACCACGTTTGCCCGCGCGCTCGCCGATAAGCTCGGTCTGCCCTTGGTTTCGCTCGACGCGCTGTTCTGGAAACCGGGCTGGCGCGAATCGGAACCGGCGGAATTTTCGGCCAGGGTCACCGAGGTCGCCGACGGGCCGGCCTGGGTGATCGACGGCAACTATGTCAGCCACGGCGCCGGCCAACTGCGCCGGTCGCGCGCCGACAGCATCCTCTGGTTCGACCTGCCGCGGCTGGCCTGCCTGTCCGGCGTCATCAGGCGGATCGCCGCCAGCCATGGCCAGGTCAGACCGGAAATGGCGCCCGGCTGTCCGGAGCGCGTGGATCTCACGTTCCTGCGCTATGTCTGGACCTACCGGCAGCAGCAAAGGCCGAAATTGCTGGCCTATTTCGACGGATTGCGCGCCGACCAGCGGCTCGTCGGCTTCACCGCCCGCAGCCAGGCCGTCGACTTCCTGACCGGCCTTCGCGCCAGCGCGAGAGCTTAG
- the lipA gene encoding lipoyl synthase: protein MATLIDTLSRDNRPRHPEKAHRPDQPIQRKPDWIRVKAPGSPKWAETNRIVKENGLVTVCEEAGCPNIGECWEKKHATFMIMGDTCTRACSFCNVKTGMPGALDPHEPEHTAIAVEKLGLEHVVITSVDRDDLADGGADHFAKVIHAIRARAPKTTIEILTPDFLRKDGALEVVVAARPDVFNHNLETVPSKYLKVRPGARYFHSIRLLQRVKEMDPTIFTKSGIMVGLGEERNEVLQLMDDLRSAEVDFLTIGQYLQPTRKHHEVIRFLTPDEFKGFETIANAKGFLLVSSSPLTRSSHHAGEDFARLKAARFAKLGR, encoded by the coding sequence ATGGCCACGCTGATCGACACCCTGAGCCGAGACAACCGTCCGCGGCATCCTGAAAAGGCGCATCGGCCGGATCAGCCGATCCAGCGCAAGCCGGACTGGATTCGGGTCAAGGCGCCGGGCTCGCCGAAATGGGCCGAGACCAACCGGATCGTCAAGGAAAACGGCCTGGTCACCGTCTGCGAGGAGGCCGGCTGCCCGAATATCGGCGAGTGCTGGGAAAAGAAGCACGCCACCTTCATGATCATGGGCGACACCTGCACGCGCGCCTGTTCGTTCTGCAACGTCAAGACCGGCATGCCCGGCGCGCTCGATCCGCATGAGCCGGAGCACACCGCGATCGCGGTCGAGAAGCTCGGCCTGGAGCATGTCGTCATCACCTCGGTCGATCGCGACGACCTCGCCGATGGCGGGGCGGACCATTTCGCCAAGGTGATCCACGCCATCCGGGCGCGCGCGCCGAAAACCACGATCGAGATCCTCACCCCCGATTTCCTGCGCAAGGATGGCGCGCTCGAGGTGGTGGTGGCGGCCCGTCCCGACGTGTTCAACCACAATCTCGAGACCGTGCCGTCGAAATATCTGAAGGTTCGTCCCGGCGCGCGCTATTTCCACTCGATCCGGCTGTTGCAGCGGGTGAAGGAGATGGACCCGACCATCTTCACCAAGTCCGGCATCATGGTCGGCCTCGGCGAGGAGCGGAACGAAGTGCTCCAGCTGATGGACGACCTGCGCTCGGCCGAGGTCGATTTCCTGACCATCGGCCAATATCTGCAGCCCACCCGCAAGCATCACGAGGTGATCCGGTTCCTGACGCCCGACGAGTTCAAGGGTTTCGAGACGATCGCCAATGCCAAGGGCTTCCTGCTGGTGTCGTCGAGCCCGCTGACCCGGTCGTCGCATCATGCCGGCGAGGATTTCGCCCGGTTGAAGGCTGCGCGTTTCGCCAAGCTCGGCCGCTGA